GTAAATAAACTTAAGGTTTTTAATATCTTCTGGTGTAAATTTTCTATTGCCTTTAGCATTTTTTTTAGGTTTAATGACATCAAATTCTTTTTCCCAAAAACGAATTAGAGACGTGTTTACATTGAAGGCTTTGGCAACTTCGCCAATACCGTAATAACGTTTTTCTGGTAAATCGATGTGCATATTTTAATCTAAAGATTGATTTTCTAATGACGCTTTTTGTAGCAGCTCACTGAACTCTGTAGCTGATAAATTGCCATAATAGAAATTTATTGGATTGATACGTTCACCATCTTTAAAAACTTCATAATGTAAGTGTGGCGCTTCTGAACGTCCTGTACTTCCAACAAAACCAATAAGGTCACCACGTTTTACACGTTGGTTAATACGCACGTTGTATTTGTATAAATGCGCGTAAAGCGAAACATAACCATAACCATGGTCTATACGAATATGTTTTCCATATCCCGAAGAACTATTATCGGCACGCTTTACAATACCATCACCAGAGGCATAAATTGGAGTGCCACGTGGTGCCGTAAAATCCATACCATAATGAAATTTGCGCACTTTGGTAAATGGGTCAGTTCTGTAGCCATAACCAGACGCCATACGTGTTAAATTTTCATTATTTACGGGTTGTATGGCTGGAATTGCTTCTAAAAATTTCTCT
This DNA window, taken from Winogradskyella sp. PC-19, encodes the following:
- a CDS encoding MerR family transcriptional regulator — translated: MHIDLPEKRYYGIGEVAKAFNVNTSLIRFWEKEFDVIKPKKNAKGNRKFTPEDIKNLKFIYHLVKERGFTLEGAKTHIKEDKQEALNNFEIITKLEGIKAKLIKIKTQL
- a CDS encoding M23 family metallopeptidase — protein: MAKVKYYYDSETLSYRKIRRKKRTTVKYALAFMLSSALFAFTIVIGGSYFFESPKERELSRELENMELQYDLLNKRMDDAIAVLQNIEERDNAIYRLYFEANPIPEEQRRAGFGGINRYKKFEGYDNSALIRESNKRLDILEKAIVVQSKSLDEISILAKDKEKFLEAIPAIQPVNNENLTRMASGYGYRTDPFTKVRKFHYGMDFTAPRGTPIYASGDGIVKRADNSSSGYGKHIRIDHGYGYVSLYAHLYKYNVRINQRVKRGDLIGFVGSTGRSEAPHLHYEVFKDGERINPINFYYGNLSATEFSELLQKASLENQSLD